One window of the Oscillatoria salina IIICB1 genome contains the following:
- a CDS encoding HNH endonuclease, translated as MAKTPRIFIPLVVRKYVFARDNYCCQSCGKTSQQTILNIDHIIPLAKGGSNDISNLQTLCCSCNQKKRDYLDSRFQRRFS; from the coding sequence ATGGCTAAAACTCCACGCATTTTTATTCCGCTAGTAGTTAGAAAATATGTCTTTGCACGCGATAATTATTGCTGTCAAAGTTGCGGCAAAACTAGCCAGCAAACTATTCTCAACATCGACCACATTATTCCTCTAGCGAAAGGTGGTAGTAATGACATCAGCAACTTACAAACACTTTGTTGTAGCTGTAATCAAAAGAAAAGAGATTATCTTGACTCTCGCTTCCAGCGTCGCTTTAGCTAG
- a CDS encoding class II aldolase/adducin family protein yields MPELQLPEPPTFNSVEDERHHRKQRLAAAFRLFARYGFDEGVAGHITARDPENLDHFWVNPFGMYFGHISVSDLLLVNHKGEVIQGDKPVNAAAFAIHSQVHQARPDVVAAAHAHSVYGKAWSSLGRTLDPLTQDACSFYEDHALFDDYTGVVLDLEEGKRIAATLGERKAVILRNHGLLTVGHTVDETAWWFITMERTCQAQLLAEAVGKPKLIDPEIASLTYSQIGSHFMGWFSFQSLYEKIVREEPDLLE; encoded by the coding sequence ATGCCTGAACTACAACTTCCTGAACCACCAACGTTTAATTCTGTAGAAGATGAACGCCACCACCGCAAACAGCGTTTAGCGGCTGCATTTCGTCTTTTCGCCCGTTACGGCTTTGATGAAGGTGTTGCGGGACATATCACCGCCCGCGACCCCGAAAACCTCGACCATTTCTGGGTTAACCCGTTCGGAATGTATTTTGGTCACATCAGTGTCTCAGACTTGCTACTGGTTAACCACAAAGGCGAGGTTATCCAAGGCGATAAACCCGTCAACGCTGCCGCTTTTGCTATCCACTCTCAAGTCCACCAAGCCCGCCCTGACGTAGTTGCCGCCGCCCACGCCCATTCTGTGTACGGTAAAGCTTGGTCGAGTTTGGGGCGAACCCTCGACCCTCTGACTCAAGATGCTTGTTCTTTTTACGAGGATCATGCTTTGTTTGATGATTATACAGGGGTAGTTCTCGACCTGGAAGAAGGTAAACGCATTGCGGCTACCCTCGGAGAAAGAAAAGCTGTGATTTTGCGTAACCACGGCTTGCTAACTGTCGGTCACACGGTTGATGAAACTGCTTGGTGGTTTATCACAATGGAGCGAACTTGTCAAGCCCAATTACTCGCCGAAGCTGTAGGAAAACCAAAATTAATTGACCCAGAAATTGCGAGTCTTACTTATAGTCAAATTGGTTCTCATTTCATGGGTTGGTTTAGCTTTCAATCACTTTACGAGAAAATTGTTCGCGAAGAACCAGATTTGCTGGAATAA
- a CDS encoding WD40 repeat domain-containing protein, translated as MSSALTLSHRSFVKIIISLNSEQSFKQPENFSEAKYTRLLQKASFGTLAAGLVIIILSAIAIASTLKATKQEIKTLTVSAQLKRETTSEFDSLLEGLRAAKKLRTGWGKLPFPDKAEVEQDLKLVINQAFAPKIREKNRLERENWSIQDISFSPDGKLLAISNPFVAEIWTIDNQEVVTLGGNTTFDSISFSPDGKLLATAGGGTAKIWTLESPEMLTLPAHKNAVDDVSFSPDGKLFATGLVEIDDYGFKIWTLEGEEVAPINSGEIQYGSYGTVEEVRFSPDGKLLAIADVVGKGVI; from the coding sequence TTGTCTAGCGCACTTACTTTGTCGCATCGCTCTTTCGTTAAAATTATTATCTCACTAAACTCAGAACAATCATTCAAACAACCCGAAAACTTTAGCGAAGCAAAATACACTCGTCTGCTGCAAAAAGCTTCCTTCGGGACACTCGCCGCCGGGTTAGTCATAATTATTTTATCAGCGATCGCGATCGCCTCCACACTCAAAGCCACCAAACAAGAAATCAAAACTCTCACAGTTTCAGCACAGCTAAAGCGAGAAACCACATCCGAATTTGATAGCCTACTAGAAGGTTTACGTGCCGCAAAAAAATTGCGAACCGGATGGGGAAAACTACCTTTCCCCGACAAAGCCGAAGTAGAACAAGACCTGAAACTCGTTATTAATCAAGCCTTCGCGCCCAAAATTAGAGAAAAAAATCGCTTAGAAAGAGAAAATTGGTCAATCCAAGATATCAGCTTTTCTCCCGACGGCAAACTACTCGCTATCAGTAATCCGTTCGTAGCGGAAATCTGGACTATCGATAATCAAGAAGTTGTCACTCTCGGAGGGAATACTACTTTCGATAGTATCAGCTTTTCCCCAGACGGAAAACTCCTCGCTACTGCTGGTGGGGGAACTGCCAAAATCTGGACGCTTGAGAGTCCAGAAATGCTCACTCTTCCTGCACACAAAAATGCGGTCGATGATGTGAGTTTTTCTCCAGACGGCAAACTCTTCGCTACTGGTTTGGTTGAGATTGATGATTATGGATTCAAAATCTGGACACTGGAGGGTGAAGAAGTAGCCCCTATTAATTCAGGAGAGATTCAATATGGTTCCTACGGTACAGTCGAAGAAGTGAGGTTTTCCCCGGATGGAAAGCTCCTCGCTATTGCTGATGTTGTTGGAAAGGGTGTTATTTGA
- a CDS encoding NAD(P)H-quinone oxidoreductase subunit H has translation MAQIETRTDPMVLNMGPHHPSMHGVLRLIVTLDGEDVIDCEPAIGYLHRGMEKIAENRTNIMYVPYVSRWDYAAGMFNEAITVNAPEKLAGIEVPKRAQYIRVIMLELNRIANHLLWLGPFLADVGAQTPFFYIFRERELIYDLWEAASGYRMVNNNYFRIGGVAVDLPYGWVDKCEDFCDYFEPKVDEYEKLITDNPIFRRRVEGIGTITREEAINWGLSGPMLRASGVKWDLRKVDHYECYDDFDWDVQWETAGDCFARYVVRIREMRESVKILRQALKALPGGPYENLEAKRMAEGKKSKWNDFEYQYIAKKVPPTFKIPAGEHYVRLESGKGELGIFIIGNDNVFPWRWKIRAADFNNLQILPHLLKGMKVADIMAILGSIDIIMGSVDR, from the coding sequence ATGGCACAAATTGAAACCAGAACCGACCCAATGGTACTCAATATGGGTCCCCACCATCCCTCGATGCACGGGGTATTGCGTCTCATTGTCACACTCGATGGTGAAGATGTAATCGATTGCGAACCCGCGATCGGCTATCTCCACCGGGGGATGGAAAAAATCGCCGAAAATCGCACCAACATCATGTACGTTCCCTACGTTAGCCGTTGGGACTACGCAGCCGGGATGTTTAACGAAGCGATTACGGTTAACGCACCAGAAAAATTAGCCGGAATTGAAGTGCCAAAACGCGCTCAATACATCCGCGTCATCATGTTAGAGTTGAACCGCATCGCCAATCACCTGCTGTGGTTGGGACCCTTTTTAGCTGATGTGGGCGCACAAACGCCATTTTTCTACATTTTCCGCGAACGGGAATTAATTTACGACCTCTGGGAAGCCGCATCCGGTTATCGCATGGTCAACAATAATTACTTCCGCATCGGTGGTGTAGCAGTGGATTTACCCTACGGTTGGGTAGACAAATGCGAAGACTTCTGCGACTACTTTGAACCCAAAGTTGACGAGTACGAAAAGTTAATCACCGATAACCCAATTTTCCGCCGTCGCGTTGAAGGTATTGGGACAATTACTCGCGAAGAAGCAATTAACTGGGGACTTAGCGGTCCGATGTTACGCGCTTCGGGAGTTAAATGGGACTTGCGGAAAGTTGACCATTACGAATGCTATGACGATTTCGACTGGGACGTTCAGTGGGAAACTGCTGGAGACTGTTTTGCAAGGTATGTAGTCAGGATTCGCGAAATGCGCGAGTCTGTCAAAATACTCCGTCAAGCCCTCAAAGCTTTACCAGGCGGTCCCTACGAAAACCTCGAAGCCAAGCGAATGGCAGAAGGGAAGAAATCCAAGTGGAATGATTTTGAATACCAGTACATCGCCAAAAAAGTTCCACCTACTTTTAAAATTCCTGCTGGCGAACATTATGTCCGTCTCGAAAGCGGTAAAGGCGAACTGGGTATCTTTATTATTGGTAACGATAATGTCTTCCCTTGGCGTTGGAAAATTCGTGCTGCTGATTTCAACAACTTGCAAATTTTGCCCCACTTGCTGAAAGGGATGAAAGTTGCTGATATCATGGCAATTCTCGGTAGTATCGACATCATTATGGGGTCGGTTGACCGTTAG
- the rsmH gene encoding 16S rRNA (cytosine(1402)-N(4))-methyltransferase RsmH, translating to MSQEIEKQEFFHVPVLSRELSEWLNVRPGGHYLDATVGGGGHSELILAAFEDVRLMAIDRDESAIAAAKIKLSSYGEERVQFWQGNFADYNPGKLEFDGIIADLGVSSAQLDIGSRGFSFQQEASLDMRMDRSQSLTAAEIVNHWDEQDLANLIYQYGEERLSRRIARRIVQERPFQTTTELAAAIAHSVPRKYRYGRIHPATRTFQALRIAVNAELESLERFLEIAPQWLKIGGRIGIISFHSLEDRLVKHRLRDSSSLKVLTKKPITAQPDEEAKNPRSRSAKLRFAERIFS from the coding sequence TTGAGTCAGGAAATAGAGAAACAAGAATTTTTTCATGTCCCGGTTTTGAGTCGAGAGTTAAGCGAATGGTTAAATGTTCGTCCGGGGGGACATTATTTGGATGCTACTGTGGGTGGTGGGGGACACAGTGAGTTGATTTTAGCTGCTTTTGAGGATGTGCGGCTGATGGCGATCGATCGCGATGAGAGTGCGATCGCGGCAGCTAAAATTAAGTTATCTTCCTACGGTGAGGAACGAGTACAATTTTGGCAGGGTAATTTTGCTGACTACAATCCTGGTAAGCTTGAGTTTGATGGAATTATCGCGGATTTGGGTGTCAGTTCGGCTCAACTGGATATTGGATCGCGCGGTTTCAGTTTCCAACAAGAGGCTAGTCTGGATATGCGAATGGATCGTTCTCAGTCCCTTACCGCAGCCGAAATTGTTAATCACTGGGACGAACAAGATTTAGCTAATCTTATCTATCAATATGGCGAAGAAAGACTTTCTCGACGCATCGCCCGACGTATCGTGCAAGAACGTCCTTTTCAGACTACCACTGAATTAGCTGCGGCGATCGCCCATAGTGTCCCTCGCAAATACCGCTATGGTAGAATTCACCCCGCTACTCGCACTTTTCAAGCTTTGCGAATTGCCGTTAATGCTGAACTTGAATCTTTAGAACGTTTTCTCGAAATTGCTCCTCAATGGCTCAAAATCGGGGGCAGAATTGGCATTATTAGTTTTCATAGTTTAGAAGATCGCCTTGTCAAACATCGTTTGCGTGACTCATCTTCTTTAAAAGTGCTAACTAAAAAACCCATAACTGCACAACCTGACGAAGAAGCTAAAAATCCTCGTTCTCGCTCTGCTAAACTTAGATTTGCTGAACGAATTTTTTCTTAA
- a CDS encoding ATP-binding protein translates to MIDETLKILIIEDSAETQAVVDRALTAAGVKVRISVVNEWETARSSLEENLFECIFLDEQLSQDSTLELVKKFRAAGINVPIVVLMEDGDEQTAVELMKAGASDCLKKAKVSPENISRSLSNAIRLYRAEQEAARANQRLRESEERYRFILEGSYDGIWDWDFNRQEIYGNDRLLEIVGLSPEITTTPKLFCSLVHPEDYSKVFQAVQLHLNEQIELEVQFRLRHSSGEYRYCVARGKAQRDRYGKPFRMSGILSDITEQKFREQRDSFLVEASSLLGACLDYKSTLNNLAQLAVTCFADWCAIDLLEERNSYRRVAFAYVDPQQEKLISQLEPWSLTTNNDGELIVAKMLYIGSFNNDLNFADSLLVEMAKNERQQELLEQLAIRSYISVPLLAGERNLGSLLFVRSSAINYYTQADLEVAEDLAQRTALAIENARLYDSAQFANRNYRKAIQILGEQEQQLRTLQQLTNLLNQRLTNLPDLLRVMASAVCDAIAGAEICFITLFNSQCDRLILTIAAGQGTDNLKLENISEENWLRQVFLTGDSHLVQGVATDNSNLPAAIYAVAIESVKAGRLGVLAVGNWEDVKAFNWEDQHLLSAVGEQAAIAIDNARLIKTLEEREERLEEQNKIFAQQNTELANQRQQIQLQNLQLLEAARIKTQFLATISHHLRTPLNAIIGFCQLLLRGKNDGFTAQQNQMLERILANSKELLEVIDNILDLCKIQGERLELQLEQLNLVQLVATIVEDVREIAEEKNLVLAFNSSLENVRVINDSFRLRQIILSLLSNAIKFTDRGSIEVGLKEVSEDRIELMVKDTGIGIAEEERSYIFEEFGKVDQTLNRKYYGTGLGLTITDSLVQLMQGKITVESQLGQGSTFRVELPRNVGNFVSEFTSTLPETSQAVKQKSSGDNSLLLKLANMKKTKKLY, encoded by the coding sequence ATGATCGATGAAACACTAAAAATCCTGATAATAGAAGATTCAGCAGAAACTCAAGCTGTAGTAGATCGCGCACTGACAGCAGCAGGAGTGAAAGTAAGGATCTCCGTAGTTAACGAGTGGGAAACTGCGAGGTCGTCTTTAGAAGAAAATTTATTTGAGTGTATTTTTCTGGATGAGCAACTATCTCAAGATTCCACCCTCGAATTAGTTAAAAAATTTCGCGCTGCGGGAATCAATGTTCCCATCGTCGTTCTCATGGAAGATGGAGACGAACAAACTGCGGTGGAGTTGATGAAAGCTGGAGCATCAGATTGTCTTAAAAAAGCTAAGGTTTCCCCAGAAAATATTTCCCGTAGCTTATCGAATGCAATTCGCCTTTACCGAGCAGAACAAGAAGCAGCACGAGCTAATCAGCGCTTGCGAGAAAGTGAAGAACGTTATCGCTTTATTTTAGAAGGTTCTTATGATGGAATTTGGGACTGGGATTTCAACCGACAGGAAATTTATGGTAACGATCGCCTCTTAGAAATTGTCGGTCTTTCTCCAGAAATTACTACTACCCCAAAACTATTTTGCTCTTTAGTACATCCGGAAGATTACTCGAAAGTATTTCAAGCAGTTCAACTTCATCTTAACGAACAAATAGAACTAGAAGTGCAGTTTCGCCTGCGTCATAGTAGTGGAGAATATCGTTACTGTGTTGCTCGTGGTAAAGCTCAAAGAGATCGCTACGGTAAACCATTTCGGATGTCTGGTATTCTCAGCGATATTACTGAGCAAAAATTTCGAGAGCAGCGAGATAGTTTTTTGGTCGAAGCTAGTAGTTTGCTCGGTGCTTGTTTGGATTATAAATCGACGCTTAATAATCTCGCTCAATTAGCAGTTACTTGTTTTGCTGACTGGTGCGCGATCGATCTTCTTGAGGAGCGTAATTCTTACCGTCGTGTGGCTTTTGCTTATGTAGATCCTCAGCAAGAAAAGCTCATTTCTCAGCTAGAACCTTGGTCGTTAACTACTAATAATGACGGGGAATTGATCGTGGCAAAAATGCTCTACATTGGCTCATTTAACAACGATTTGAATTTTGCTGATTCGCTGTTGGTTGAGATGGCAAAAAATGAGCGGCAACAAGAATTGTTAGAACAATTAGCAATTCGCTCTTATATTTCTGTACCATTATTAGCAGGAGAGCGTAATTTAGGTTCGCTGTTGTTTGTACGCAGTTCTGCGATTAATTACTATACTCAAGCTGATTTAGAAGTAGCAGAAGATTTAGCACAACGCACTGCTTTAGCGATCGAAAATGCAAGATTGTATGATTCGGCTCAATTTGCTAACCGTAATTATCGCAAAGCAATCCAAATTTTAGGAGAACAAGAACAACAACTGCGTACTCTCCAACAACTGACAAATTTGCTCAATCAACGCTTGACAAATTTGCCCGATTTGTTAAGAGTAATGGCTAGCGCAGTTTGTGACGCGATCGCGGGAGCGGAAATTTGTTTTATCACTCTGTTTAATTCTCAGTGCGATCGCCTGATTTTAACGATCGCTGCCGGACAAGGTACTGATAATTTAAAATTAGAAAATATTTCTGAGGAAAATTGGTTGCGTCAGGTGTTTTTAACCGGAGATTCTCACTTAGTTCAAGGTGTCGCGACGGACAATAGTAATTTACCTGCGGCAATTTATGCTGTAGCTATTGAATCAGTGAAAGCGGGAAGATTAGGCGTTTTAGCAGTTGGGAATTGGGAAGATGTTAAGGCTTTTAATTGGGAAGACCAACATTTGCTATCAGCAGTGGGAGAACAAGCTGCGATCGCTATTGATAATGCTCGTTTAATTAAAACTTTAGAGGAACGCGAGGAACGTCTCGAAGAACAAAATAAAATCTTCGCTCAACAAAATACTGAACTCGCAAATCAACGTCAACAAATTCAGTTACAAAACCTTCAATTGCTAGAAGCAGCTCGGATTAAAACTCAATTTTTGGCTACTATTTCTCATCACTTACGCACGCCTTTAAATGCAATTATTGGTTTTTGTCAACTACTTTTACGTGGCAAAAATGATGGTTTTACTGCACAGCAAAACCAGATGCTAGAACGAATTTTAGCAAATAGTAAAGAATTGTTGGAAGTTATTGATAATATTCTCGATTTGTGTAAAATTCAAGGAGAACGGTTGGAGTTACAACTCGAACAATTAAATTTGGTTCAACTTGTAGCAACAATTGTTGAAGATGTTCGCGAAATTGCTGAAGAAAAAAATCTGGTTTTAGCTTTTAATTCGAGTTTAGAAAATGTTCGCGTAATTAATGATAGTTTTCGTTTGCGGCAAATTATTCTGAGTTTGCTTTCCAATGCGATTAAGTTCACCGATCGCGGTAGTATTGAAGTTGGGCTAAAAGAAGTCTCAGAAGATCGCATTGAATTAATGGTTAAAGATACGGGAATCGGTATTGCTGAAGAGGAAAGAAGCTATATCTTTGAAGAGTTTGGTAAAGTAGACCAAACTTTAAATCGTAAGTATTATGGTACGGGTTTGGGACTAACGATTACTGATTCTTTAGTTCAGTTAATGCAAGGAAAGATTACTGTCGAAAGTCAGCTTGGTCAGGGTTCTACTTTTCGAGTAGAATTACCTCGCAATGTTGGTAATTTTGTTTCTGAATTTACTAGCACATTACCTGAAACAAGTCAAGCTGTTAAGCAAAAGTCTTCCGGTGATAATTCTCTGTTGCTGAAGCTAGCAAATATGAAAAAAACGAAGAAACTTTATTAA
- a CDS encoding response regulator transcription factor has product MNKIRVALIEDHELTRVGLRTALQQRSEIDLVGEAANATEGMNILEQYRPDIGIVDIGLPDMDGIELTRKFKESQQNTEERVTRILILTLQDNEDAVLAAFAAGADSYCMKNISFDRLLEALKTTQEGNAWIDPAIAKIVLSQAKKPVPESEPPVTNKTVKINAAEPEYSQLIEAYPLTERELEVLQLIVEGCSNAEIAEKLFITVGTVKTHVRNILNKLCADDRTQAAVRALRSGLVG; this is encoded by the coding sequence ATGAATAAAATTCGGGTTGCTCTAATTGAAGATCACGAACTGACAAGAGTCGGACTGAGAACAGCACTACAACAGCGTAGCGAGATCGATTTAGTAGGTGAGGCGGCAAATGCTACCGAAGGAATGAATATTTTAGAACAATATAGACCAGATATTGGCATTGTCGATATCGGTCTGCCAGACATGGATGGAATTGAGTTAACTAGGAAGTTCAAGGAATCCCAGCAAAATACTGAAGAAAGGGTTACGAGAATTTTGATTCTCACGTTACAAGATAACGAAGATGCGGTGCTAGCAGCCTTTGCAGCAGGTGCTGACTCTTACTGTATGAAGAATATCAGCTTCGATCGCCTCCTCGAAGCACTGAAGACAACCCAAGAAGGTAATGCTTGGATCGATCCGGCGATCGCCAAAATTGTCCTCTCTCAAGCGAAAAAACCTGTTCCAGAAAGCGAACCTCCCGTAACTAACAAAACAGTGAAAATTAACGCTGCTGAACCAGAATACAGTCAATTAATCGAAGCTTATCCTCTTACTGAACGAGAATTAGAAGTTTTGCAACTAATCGTTGAAGGTTGTAGCAACGCCGAAATTGCTGAAAAGCTTTTTATCACTGTGGGAACCGTGAAAACTCACGTCCGCAATATTCTGAACAAACTTTGCGCTGACGATCGCACTCAAGCGGCTGTCCGCGCTCTCCGTTCTGGTTTAGTTGGTTAA
- a CDS encoding SpoIIE family protein phosphatase, with amino-acid sequence MSQASNRKLKLMVVDDEPDNLDLLYRTFRREFNVFKADGALKALEILDTEGEMAVIISDQRMPVMNGTELLGKTVERFPETIRILLTGYTDVEDLVEAINSGKVFKYITKPWNPEKLKEVVQQAAETYQVLKARTNELRRALRQEELLNVITSAIRESLDYRSMLQTIVNSIGENFQATGGILKAVEEGILVSDAFYYQASAPATTEEESEDEWQLFDCDSLMQEVLANCQTRSAEEEDENGSRWYLLAVPLIVQQEPLAVLALYQCSSANPWQNSDVQLLEAVAEQAALAVSQAKLYQRTKTLAEQMRAELEVARQIQHNLLRQTLPEVEGVRLQASCYPARAVGGDFFEVYFHPQGDVWLAVGDVSGKGVPAALFMASAISILRRELAQETSPEPDVVMQNLNRTMNDDLFSNNCFITMVLARYRPETKELVYANAGHIYPMVWSHRTLVEQRSSTSQEITVTPNYLKVRGVPVGILPHWKAKAGNLTLQEGSTFLLTSDGITEATLTKEMKQVSGGTNSDRQSSSSMLNQEGLWQLILQEQDPFDLNNLLTRLREYTNKIQEDDQTILSLEVL; translated from the coding sequence ATGAGTCAGGCAAGCAATCGCAAACTCAAACTAATGGTGGTGGATGACGAGCCTGACAATTTAGATCTGCTCTATCGTACTTTCCGACGCGAGTTTAATGTTTTTAAAGCAGACGGTGCGCTCAAAGCTTTGGAAATTCTCGACACCGAAGGTGAAATGGCAGTAATTATTTCTGACCAGAGAATGCCCGTCATGAATGGTACAGAATTATTAGGCAAAACCGTCGAACGTTTTCCAGAGACAATTCGCATTCTGCTAACTGGGTACACCGATGTGGAAGACCTGGTTGAAGCAATTAACTCCGGTAAAGTATTTAAATACATCACCAAGCCCTGGAATCCAGAAAAACTCAAAGAAGTAGTTCAACAAGCGGCGGAAACCTATCAAGTTCTCAAAGCCAGGACAAATGAACTGCGACGCGCCCTCAGACAAGAAGAATTACTCAATGTTATCACCAGTGCAATTCGCGAATCTTTAGACTATCGCAGTATGCTACAAACGATAGTCAACAGCATCGGGGAAAATTTTCAAGCAACTGGAGGCATACTCAAGGCAGTAGAGGAAGGTATACTCGTCTCTGACGCTTTTTATTATCAAGCGTCAGCACCAGCTACTACAGAGGAGGAAAGTGAGGATGAGTGGCAACTTTTCGATTGCGACTCGCTCATGCAAGAAGTATTAGCGAACTGTCAAACTCGATCGGCGGAAGAAGAAGATGAAAATGGATCTCGCTGGTATCTCCTGGCTGTACCTCTGATCGTGCAACAAGAACCTTTGGCAGTGCTTGCTCTTTATCAATGTAGCAGTGCTAATCCTTGGCAAAACTCGGACGTGCAATTACTAGAAGCTGTCGCCGAACAAGCCGCTTTAGCCGTTTCTCAGGCAAAACTTTATCAGCGTACCAAAACCCTCGCCGAACAAATGCGGGCTGAGTTGGAAGTAGCGCGACAAATTCAACACAATTTACTCAGACAAACTTTGCCCGAAGTAGAAGGAGTGCGCTTACAAGCAAGCTGCTATCCGGCTCGAGCGGTGGGAGGAGATTTTTTTGAAGTCTATTTCCATCCCCAAGGAGATGTCTGGCTAGCCGTGGGAGACGTTTCTGGTAAAGGTGTCCCGGCGGCTTTATTCATGGCAAGTGCGATTAGTATCTTGCGACGAGAACTGGCTCAAGAAACTTCTCCTGAACCAGATGTTGTCATGCAAAATCTCAACCGCACGATGAATGATGATTTATTTAGTAACAACTGCTTTATTACGATGGTCTTGGCGCGTTATCGTCCTGAGACAAAGGAGTTAGTTTATGCTAATGCAGGTCATATTTATCCGATGGTTTGGTCTCACCGAACGCTCGTCGAGCAAAGAAGCTCCACAAGCCAAGAAATTACCGTGACACCAAATTATCTCAAAGTTCGTGGCGTTCCCGTGGGAATTTTGCCACACTGGAAAGCAAAAGCAGGAAATTTGACTTTGCAAGAAGGATCTACTTTCCTCTTAACCAGTGATGGAATTACAGAAGCAACTTTGACTAAGGAGATGAAGCAGGTGTCCGGTGGGACAAATTCAGATCGACAAAGCTCTAGTTCGATGCTTAATCAAGAGGGTCTTTGGCAATTGATTCTTCAAGAGCAAGATCCCTTCGATCTCAATAATCTCTTAACTCGCCTTCGCGAGTACACGAATAAGATTCAGGAAGACGACCAAACTATTCTCTCTCTGGAGGTTCTGTAG
- a CDS encoding ATP-binding protein produces MRTELHVPSDLKFLTVVERWLLDCLELELGESVDWPRQSNRLRLALVEAYSNVVRHAHKNQPNLPVLLRLELKERDIALEIWDHGKGFDLSTYLPPKPDDKQESGYGWLIMNRLMDRVEYRLQVNGRNCLKLETSLPELKPS; encoded by the coding sequence ATGAGAACAGAACTGCACGTACCAAGCGATCTCAAATTTCTCACTGTCGTTGAGCGCTGGTTGCTTGACTGTCTAGAACTCGAGCTAGGTGAGTCAGTAGATTGGCCTCGTCAGTCGAATCGCTTACGCTTGGCACTCGTGGAAGCTTACTCGAATGTGGTGCGTCACGCGCACAAAAATCAACCAAATTTACCGGTGTTGCTACGTCTGGAACTTAAAGAGCGCGACATTGCTTTGGAAATTTGGGATCATGGCAAAGGGTTCGATCTCTCAACTTACTTGCCACCAAAGCCAGATGATAAGCAGGAAAGCGGCTATGGTTGGCTGATTATGAATCGGCTGATGGATCGGGTGGAATATCGCTTACAAGTTAATGGTCGCAATTGTCTGAAATTGGAAACTAGTTTACCGGAATTGAAACCAAGTTGA
- a CDS encoding nuclear transport factor 2 family protein: MTLAKSNPDTNCLTIEGITEPVILDYFETLNAGDFEGTAALFAADGVMYPPFESAIAAADLADYLEAEAVGMTLYPQQGILKNLAEDRQIEVRVTGKVDTPYFSVNVAWSFVLNSEREILAVEIKLLASPQELLNLRR, encoded by the coding sequence ATGACACTTGCTAAATCCAATCCTGATACTAATTGTTTAACAATCGAGGGCATTACCGAACCAGTCATTCTCGATTATTTTGAAACTTTGAATGCTGGAGATTTTGAGGGGACTGCGGCATTATTTGCTGCTGACGGAGTAATGTACCCGCCTTTTGAGTCAGCGATCGCCGCAGCAGATCTTGCTGACTACTTGGAAGCGGAAGCTGTGGGGATGACGCTTTATCCTCAGCAAGGTATCCTCAAAAATCTCGCAGAAGATCGTCAAATCGAAGTTCGAGTTACTGGTAAAGTAGACACGCCCTATTTCAGCGTGAATGTGGCTTGGTCATTTGTTCTCAACTCCGAGCGAGAAATCCTTGCTGTAGAAATCAAGCTGTTAGCGTCTCCCCAAGAATTACTCAATCTTCGACGTTAG
- a CDS encoding orange carotenoid protein N-terminal domain-containing protein, producing the protein MTYTTDTTPNLLFNIDSADAVSVLTAQFKRLSVDDRLALLWFVYTEIGRSITPAAPGAARLQLAEGLLNTIKQMQPQEQLQVMRDLINKVNTPITRSYGVLSANTKLAFWYQLAEYMKEGKVIQVPSGYKMSNNALKVMNGIEQLDFNQQITVLRNAAADLGVDPLA; encoded by the coding sequence ATGACTTACACTACAGATACAACCCCAAATCTTTTGTTTAACATCGATTCGGCTGACGCTGTTTCCGTTCTCACCGCACAATTCAAGCGTCTCAGCGTTGACGATCGCCTCGCTTTACTTTGGTTCGTTTACACAGAAATTGGTCGCTCAATTACTCCGGCGGCTCCTGGTGCAGCACGGCTACAATTAGCAGAAGGCTTACTCAACACAATCAAGCAAATGCAACCCCAAGAGCAGTTGCAGGTAATGCGCGACTTAATTAATAAAGTTAATACACCCATCACTCGTTCCTACGGAGTTTTGAGCGCTAATACTAAGCTTGCTTTTTGGTATCAACTGGCAGAATACATGAAGGAAGGTAAAGTCATTCAAGTGCCTTCTGGCTATAAGATGAGCAACAATGCTCTGAAGGTAATGAATGGGATCGAGCAGCTAGATTTTAATCAACAAATTACCGTTTTGCGTAATGCTGCGGCTGATCTGGGTGTAGATCCTTTGGCTTAG